A genomic segment from Solidesulfovibrio carbinolicus encodes:
- a CDS encoding 6-hydroxymethylpterin diphosphokinase MptE-like protein, which yields MFRTVLADTPLGDDGSLFIFLGAPAAAGIKRKLAFPAVNEAVLQGVTALPVQALLDGVTVVIDAAAYARDKVWIDAVQKQLAMVYCKHVLFPRQSGTIPDVAGARQEEGYLLLQREIQRAENVALYLQSPLCNRLRGLGRGLATAVLLPGPSLNKVAPLLPELREKCLIVCVPRTVAFCLQAGVEPDFVVSLDTAARMQHLVRPSRPLPETYLVALSPGALARPVRRYRGLFLMDSFDTSILPNPYRLRESWLSCAISTLGLAELLGAGVVFLAGGDHSWEDPDSLSTYWNTIPSAPFKGNDTAFRPHDGPAMVRDLEQWAPIDVPEGAHMQAPASGPTPVGLPDLYARFPLRDRNGNMVFTYFHYFAISAELEQVAREMAQVGIRCHLLEERGILSPEVFRPGGRDLLATFPPIDRPAFLARADAAHSRREAVRHAQYARELEATANNVSKQAAYLTLRLLDGEVTEARQHPYVQAIEQASIQRKMPAVRDYAFRVKFDCDYAFYVHQLRSLVIDSREFPPLKDTFYQQRIRQCQERVTPENFEQVRKELFPQEEALAVQTTALACRTWAARLEEGAALCRVYQAAAAGEVVVLWCLPEEKADCFKAVRQAVGAFRPHFATLTMQEELASASKTIEYVYFEHFLLYAHACPHAQVTSRGFAREYGNLLELADRKRLVPMHVLECRFLPGEDKCPRA from the coding sequence ATGTTCAGAACGGTTTTGGCCGATACGCCCCTTGGCGACGACGGCTCCCTTTTCATCTTCCTCGGCGCGCCGGCCGCCGCCGGCATCAAGCGCAAGCTGGCCTTCCCGGCGGTCAACGAGGCGGTCCTGCAGGGCGTGACGGCGCTTCCGGTCCAGGCCCTGCTTGACGGCGTGACCGTGGTCATCGACGCCGCCGCCTACGCCAGGGACAAGGTCTGGATCGATGCCGTGCAAAAGCAGCTGGCCATGGTCTACTGCAAGCACGTGCTGTTCCCCCGCCAGTCGGGCACCATCCCGGATGTGGCCGGAGCCCGGCAGGAAGAGGGCTATTTACTGCTGCAGCGGGAAATCCAACGGGCCGAGAACGTCGCCCTGTATTTGCAATCACCCTTGTGCAACCGGCTGCGGGGCCTGGGCCGGGGTCTGGCCACGGCCGTCCTGCTGCCCGGGCCATCCCTCAACAAGGTCGCGCCCTTGCTGCCGGAACTGCGGGAAAAATGCCTGATCGTGTGCGTGCCGCGCACCGTCGCCTTTTGCCTTCAGGCCGGGGTCGAGCCGGATTTCGTCGTAAGCCTTGACACGGCAGCGCGCATGCAGCACCTGGTCCGTCCATCCCGGCCCCTGCCCGAGACCTACCTGGTGGCCTTGAGCCCCGGGGCCCTGGCCCGGCCCGTGCGGCGCTATCGGGGCCTCTTCCTAATGGACAGCTTCGACACGTCCATCCTGCCCAATCCCTACCGCCTGCGGGAATCCTGGCTGAGCTGCGCCATTTCCACCCTGGGATTGGCCGAGCTGCTGGGGGCCGGCGTCGTCTTCCTGGCCGGCGGCGATCACTCCTGGGAAGACCCCGACTCCCTCTCCACGTACTGGAACACGATCCCGTCTGCGCCCTTCAAGGGGAACGACACGGCCTTCCGACCCCACGACGGGCCGGCCATGGTCCGGGACCTGGAACAATGGGCCCCGATCGACGTGCCCGAGGGGGCGCACATGCAGGCCCCGGCCTCGGGCCCCACCCCCGTGGGCCTGCCCGACCTCTACGCCCGGTTCCCTCTGCGCGACCGTAACGGCAACATGGTCTTCACCTATTTCCACTATTTCGCCATCAGCGCGGAGCTGGAACAGGTGGCGCGGGAGATGGCCCAGGTTGGCATCCGCTGCCATCTGCTGGAGGAGCGCGGCATTCTGTCGCCCGAGGTTTTCAGGCCCGGCGGCCGGGACCTGCTGGCGACCTTCCCCCCCATCGACAGACCCGCCTTCCTCGCCAGGGCGGACGCGGCCCATTCCCGGCGGGAAGCCGTCCGCCACGCCCAGTATGCCCGGGAGCTCGAAGCCACCGCCAACAACGTGTCCAAGCAGGCCGCCTACCTCACCCTGCGCCTGCTTGACGGCGAGGTTACTGAGGCCCGGCAGCATCCTTACGTGCAGGCCATCGAACAGGCCTCGATCCAGCGCAAGATGCCTGCCGTGCGAGACTACGCCTTCCGGGTCAAGTTCGATTGCGACTACGCCTTCTACGTCCACCAGTTGCGCAGCCTCGTCATCGACTCCAGGGAATTCCCCCCCCTGAAAGACACCTTCTACCAGCAGCGCATCCGGCAGTGCCAGGAGCGGGTGACCCCCGAGAACTTCGAGCAGGTCCGCAAGGAACTGTTTCCCCAGGAAGAGGCCCTCGCCGTTCAGACCACCGCCCTGGCCTGCCGCACCTGGGCGGCCAGGCTGGAAGAAGGCGCGGCTCTGTGCCGGGTGTATCAGGCCGCCGCCGCTGGGGAGGTGGTGGTGCTGTGGTGCCTGCCCGAGGAAAAGGCCGACTGCTTCAAAGCCGTACGGCAAGCCGTCGGGGCGTTTCGGCCGCACTTCGCCACCCTGACCATGCAGGAGGAACTGGCCTCGGCCAGCAAGACCATCGAGTACGTGTATTTCGAGCATTTCCTGCTCTACGCCCACGCTTGCCCCCACGCCCAAGTGACCAGCCGGGGCTTTGCACGGGAGTACGGCAACCTGCTGGAGCTGGCGGACCGCAAGCGCCTCGTCCCCATGCATGTACTGGAATGCCGATTCCTCCCCGGTGAGGACAAATGTCCTCGCGCCTGA
- a CDS encoding B12-binding domain-containing radical SAM protein, giving the protein MNTLSKKDAQWDRIAVSGKVLVVKPDDNGFYPVGFSYLLGAWDEVGIRYDYVDMFLYPDTDIEDLLRRNEYLAVCTGGLLGSLTFFQTLFARVKKTKPDLPCVLGGNVTTDFPTALLFSQTEADYLVFGEGEITGTLLLSHIQQHGAAPTDLLGVAYRSTATPEGFIRNRHRPPLDLAAHNWQPTWKFLEVDRYAQRPHCTLRLFPVLTGRGCKGRCSFCSPTNGAYRGRPLDHVFQEIEGIIKTYDFDYLHFLTEIFFQQEAEVLEFCRRYKTLARPKPWACLQRMDTSPRVLAAMKDAGCFTINVGVESGSDRVLREMKKDITVAQIRSFVDRMKACDMGVEASFMVGNYDETETDIISTVDLMLELGVGGPKAMCVNYPGTLNFIRAQKRGLVPDVLQYAKALRRAYTFDWLQHIEAHKSGDIQYLNITAMDDDTLFEVVVRELRRLHEYGYHVRDVQATPVPQAAGDALPEAYDLRGACPFCGAGMSARVYLDDFQSFEDAACPHCLAYQQKSFFAPLDVPEVRVAFAERRPRLDKARRCVLLGPDQAIRTVLRRGWAGFDFSRVVGVVPLKEGNPCQARFLGHLPVLDLAVLRNHGVDLAVSVAAGPAGLRDSLGEAAMETLRRQGVDVVSLFPFGVIGRDVPVTDLPAGKVLAVASAQPPAVRSLLQDLRRAGCEVSLLVPQPKQGAYLEHLTGQEHIFPGKMFHAQAMSEALLQAVRQEGYDYAVFPYSQSLEFYENVLKCIIACGIDDIYIYHANNSTVSQEDHMAFKLPHHVRMRAMGHRPCEAAFLP; this is encoded by the coding sequence ATGAACACCCTCTCCAAGAAAGACGCCCAATGGGACCGCATCGCCGTCTCGGGCAAGGTGCTGGTGGTCAAGCCAGACGACAACGGATTCTATCCCGTGGGCTTTTCCTACCTCCTGGGCGCCTGGGATGAGGTCGGCATCCGTTACGACTATGTTGACATGTTCCTGTATCCCGACACGGATATCGAAGACCTGCTGCGTCGCAACGAGTACCTGGCCGTGTGCACCGGCGGGCTCCTTGGGTCCCTGACCTTCTTCCAGACCTTGTTCGCCCGTGTCAAAAAGACAAAGCCCGACCTGCCATGCGTGCTTGGCGGCAACGTGACCACCGACTTTCCCACCGCCCTGCTCTTTTCTCAAACCGAGGCGGATTACCTTGTCTTCGGCGAGGGCGAGATCACCGGCACCTTGCTGCTGTCGCACATCCAGCAGCACGGCGCGGCCCCCACGGACCTCCTGGGCGTGGCCTACCGCTCCACCGCCACGCCAGAGGGCTTTATCCGCAACAGACACCGGCCGCCCCTGGACCTCGCGGCCCACAACTGGCAGCCGACCTGGAAATTTCTGGAGGTGGACCGCTACGCCCAACGGCCCCACTGCACCCTGCGACTGTTCCCCGTGCTGACGGGTCGGGGCTGCAAGGGGCGCTGCTCCTTCTGTTCTCCCACGAACGGGGCCTACAGAGGCCGCCCCCTGGATCACGTGTTCCAGGAGATCGAGGGCATCATCAAGACGTACGACTTCGACTACCTGCACTTCCTCACCGAAATCTTCTTTCAGCAAGAGGCGGAGGTGCTGGAGTTCTGCCGCCGCTACAAGACCCTTGCCCGCCCCAAGCCCTGGGCTTGCCTGCAGCGGATGGATACCTCGCCCCGGGTGCTGGCCGCCATGAAGGACGCCGGGTGCTTCACCATCAACGTCGGCGTCGAGAGCGGAAGCGACCGCGTGCTGCGGGAGATGAAAAAGGACATCACCGTGGCGCAGATCCGCTCGTTCGTCGACCGAATGAAGGCCTGCGACATGGGGGTGGAAGCCTCGTTCATGGTGGGCAACTACGACGAGACCGAGACGGACATCATCAGCACGGTGGACCTGATGCTGGAACTTGGCGTGGGCGGACCCAAGGCCATGTGCGTCAACTACCCAGGCACCCTCAACTTCATTCGGGCCCAGAAGCGCGGGCTGGTGCCGGACGTGCTGCAGTACGCCAAGGCGCTGCGACGCGCCTACACCTTCGACTGGCTGCAGCACATCGAGGCCCACAAGTCGGGAGACATCCAGTACCTGAACATCACCGCCATGGACGACGACACCTTGTTCGAGGTCGTGGTGCGGGAACTGCGGCGGCTGCACGAGTACGGGTACCACGTTCGGGACGTGCAGGCGACGCCCGTTCCCCAGGCCGCCGGGGACGCGCTGCCCGAGGCCTACGACCTGCGCGGGGCGTGCCCGTTCTGCGGGGCTGGCATGTCGGCCCGGGTCTACCTGGACGATTTCCAGTCGTTCGAGGACGCCGCCTGCCCCCACTGTCTGGCCTACCAGCAAAAGTCCTTCTTCGCGCCCCTGGATGTGCCGGAGGTGCGCGTCGCCTTCGCCGAACGGCGTCCCAGGCTTGATAAGGCGCGTCGCTGCGTGCTCCTGGGGCCGGACCAGGCCATCCGGACCGTGCTGCGTCGGGGGTGGGCGGGGTTCGACTTCTCCCGGGTGGTCGGCGTCGTCCCCTTGAAGGAAGGCAACCCGTGTCAGGCCCGGTTCCTCGGCCACCTGCCTGTCCTGGATCTGGCGGTGCTGCGGAACCATGGCGTGGACCTGGCGGTGTCCGTGGCCGCCGGTCCCGCAGGCCTGCGGGACAGCCTGGGCGAGGCGGCCATGGAGACCTTGCGGCGCCAGGGCGTGGATGTCGTCTCCCTGTTTCCATTCGGCGTCATCGGCCGCGACGTGCCCGTGACGGACCTGCCGGCCGGCAAGGTCCTGGCGGTGGCTTCGGCCCAGCCGCCCGCGGTGCGCAGCCTGCTGCAGGACCTGCGTCGCGCCGGCTGCGAGGTCTCTCTCCTCGTTCCGCAGCCCAAGCAGGGGGCCTACCTGGAGCACCTCACCGGACAGGAACACATCTTCCCCGGAAAGATGTTCCACGCCCAGGCCATGTCCGAAGCCCTGCTCCAGGCCGTCCGCCAGGAGGGCTACGACTACGCCGTGTTCCCCTACTCCCAGTCCCTGGAGTTCTACGAGAACGTGCTGAAATGTATCATCGCCTGCGGCATTGACGACATCTACATCTACCACGCCAACAACAGCACGGTGTCCCAGGAGGATCACATGGCCTTCAAGCTGCCGCATCACGTCAGGATGCGCGCCATGGGACACCGGCCCTGCGAAGCCGCGTTCCTCCCATGA